From Plasmodium falciparum 3D7 genome assembly, chromosome: 9, one genomic window encodes:
- a CDS encoding monocarboxylate transporter, putative, producing the protein MNIIPSTAVPYIVLFGAFLYNLNIGIINSYGNLNIYLTSYLRYKGNNVTYRDVAFIYELTIITLGIFMLVGNIVQKRLGERITILACSLMTFLAFYLSSVYAHSYILLCIFMGFFYAVGYGICFTIPLSCAYKHFKNNRGFISGIIISAISLSPFLYCPLQTMLINKNNVSPVQKKINNSTEYYFDDKDVLNRVPNVLFLQSIIFLIFATMGGFLATMEVKMDNDPEIKKQKKNLLSEEKNSNTNNVDKNIVDLEKNEEGYVATDKHKYNTNTDSNNIDIKNDNSRSAKSMKKKKKRKFGFGFMNDDKNNNDDNDSKQKGNSLFGMLTLDRIFTDNYIGKYYNKKCTEDKFFFLLWISVVLFNCYINFVIMYWKIIGINYTHVEDKLITLNGSFINSLSNIAGRIIWGIIYDKIKINYTIFLLGICIIFCCFILPIISHVYIYYALVCALFYFCIGGSLVTIPVITLKKYGETHFSLNMSILYTSRIANTFLCSIIVSSFYKMLQLRYLSYAFGIISSVSTLLMCILTK; encoded by the exons atgaatataataCCTTCAACAGCTGTGCCGTATATTGTATTGTTTGGTgcctttttatataatttaaatattg gTATAATAAATTCGTATggtaatttaaatatttatcttACATCGTACTTGAGATATAAAGGGAACAATGTGACCTACCGTGATGTAGCTTTCATATATGAGTTAACAATAATAACGTTGGGAATTTTTATGTTAGTAGGGAATATTGTTCAGAAAAGGCTTGGTGAGCGTATAACTATATTGGCTTGTAGTTTAATGACCTTTTTAgctttttatttatcttcAGTTTATGCacattcttatatattattatgtatatttatggGTTTTTTTTATGCGGTAGGATATGGTATATGTTTTACGATACCTTTATCATGTGCTTATAAACACTTTAAAAACAATCGTGGTTTTATAAGtggaataataatatcagcTATATCCTTAAgtccatttttatattgtccCTTACAAACAATGttgattaataaaaataatgtctCTCCTGtccaaaagaaaataaataattccactgaatattattttgatgatAAAGATGTTTTGAATAGAGTTCCAAatgttttatttcttcaatcaattatttttttaatatttgctACTATGGGAGGATTTTTAGCAACCATGGAAGTTAAAATGGACAATGATCCAGAAAttaaaaagcaaaaaaagaatttattatCAGAGGAAAAAAATtctaatacaaataatgttgataaaaatattgttgatttggaaaaaaatgaagaagggTATGTAGCTACtgataaacataaatataataccaatactgatagtaataatattgatataaaGAATGATAATTCACGATCAGCTAAAtcaatgaagaaaaaaaagaaaagaaagttTGGTTTTGGTTTTAtgaatgatgataaaaataataatgatgataatgatagtaAACAAAAAGGAAACTCTCTTTTTGGTATGTTAACATTAGATAGAATATTTACAGATAATTATAttggaaaatattataataaaaaatgtacagAAGAtaaattcttctttttattatggaTATCAgttgtattatttaattgttatatcaattttgttattatgtATTGGAAAATTATAGGTATTAATTATACACATGTAGAAGATAAATTAATTACTTTAAATGGAAGTTTTATTAATAGTTTATCAAATATTGCTGGAAGAATAATATGGGGAATAATTtatgataaaattaaaattaattatactATATTCTTATTAGGAATATGTATTATCTTCTGTTGTTTTATCTTACCAATTATAtcacatgtatatatttattatgctTTAGTATGTGCTCTATTTTATTTCTGCATAGGGGGGAGTCTTGTAACTATACCTGTTAttactttaaaaaaatatggagaAACACACTTTTCTTTGAATATgtctattttatatacaagtAGAATAGCTAATACATTCTTGTGTAGTATAATTGTTTCATccttttataaaatgttaCAGTTAAGATATTTGAGTTACGCGTTTGGTATAATATCATCGGTATCAACCTTACTTATGTGTATCTTGACAAAATAA
- a CDS encoding protein kinase, putative, which translates to MNTDISENNDTNIYNATTEHEKLYSIHSTMKKKNYELINNSDETYNYISHHNLKDFNNDVITTIQNDDKDTINYHKNDEKIKHVEREEDNINKTHIEMLRKLKSNQEINLKRGEEINKNVCTFLYDDFILSKKKKGLNKIINKLSLNTFNLYFRKHSNCYIQVPPVLNLLRGDIDDILIGLKYLFDNIDEINFLILNFLNKLKKKKKIQKNKVLLHLIDFILNKLFENNLNYRYKKTCILDFYDNLMFNKNTFFESGIINDAINIKDLRLIYFYKHNIKMKKEKNFLVKNKIYNYDKNREQNILQKRDNKNEDNTDQQYYHKNDNINKCNYFVINQSTHILNEKYYRKKRKKKKFVCGEIPLPNKNIGIHKYLKNKSIFDNHGYNNLVINNKKEIFYNMDKCVQKYISDQRKCEESKTNICTCIPNIIVNVNSDARLREIINTAKKEVRNVKNVLIKIKKIEHLVDKLIKYDKENIIVEDKNEETKEKKKCAQNKLNMTYEQQGGEGKEYYLDEDKTGDSQHNEHVDNENIKCIKKKSNNQDINIYLEMNQRGINNDHINDDHINDDHINDDHINDDHINDDHINDDHINDDHINNDHINNDHINNDHINNDHINNDHINNTLKNKLNEKCFLQKDNYINSREKLKKGLIKRKYNELTNEEKLKHCKHKNELENYPNMRKTFSQIFSSEERERKRKRKEKRKKQTNTKDDVDRKDKSDKDNKNYENNTNDKSDKNEDEISSQKDSDESIKTFYFEEFDFNFVLLGSVKKGSDRHKSLLFKVLCDSIDIPCRYIRYVKNKTVHYFNLVLIPSIPAQNITECLIPIFWENNKIKIKTNLNIQSKITISNFLNNIKIKFNFLDNFFLKIWENNNEVINIEDYFIFEKKLGMGGFGEVWKVKLKNGTDLHTSFFYSDIKNTSTFALKILDMNEFNLNESIIMREKAHTNIIKIYCVFKGYQILINRQRENEKKESLCFLLELADTSLEKLFCDKRTVYNLNFVRLTLLEIANIMSYIHKPNIKQEFYIYRDLKPDNVLIKGKKILITDFNLSRKVDQDFEFLMSQCCGTKGHLAPEQKSVCYDKNVDVWAFSIIISKFLKHQNFHYFSHCMYDINLSHFEIQDEFLINLLLACIDDNPFMRPTFEEISRLLFNEIIRNELEQNTRLKMMNIFNYKKKRKEIKP; encoded by the exons atgaatacagACATTTCAGAGAATAACGATaccaatatttataatgcaACAACTGAacatgaaaaattatattctatCCATTCtacaatgaaaaaaaaaaattatgaattgATAAATAATTCTGATGAAacgtataattatatatctcATCATAATTTGAAAGATTTTAATAATGATGTAATAACTACAAttcaaaatgatgataaggatacaataaattatcataagaatgatgaaaaaataaaacatgtaGAAAGAGAAGAagacaatataaataaaacacatATAGAAATGttaagaaaattaaaatcaAACCAAGAAATA AATTTAAAAAGAGGTGaagaaataaacaaaaatgtgTGTACATTCTTGTATgatgattttatattatccaaaaaaaaaaaagggttgaataaaattataaataaattatctcTCAATACATTCAACTTGTACTTCCGAAAGCATTCGAATTGTTATATTCAAGTTCCACCA GTCCTAAATTTATTGAGAGGAGATATAGACGATATATTGATTGGTCTAAAATATTTGTTTGATAATATTGACGAAATAAATTTCCTCATTTTAAACTttttaaacaaattaaaaaaaaaaaaaaaaattcaaaagaaTAAAGTCTTATTACATTTGAtagattttatattaaataaactatttgaaaataatttgaattatagatataaaaaGACATGCATTCTGgatttttatgataatttgatgtttaataaaaatacattctTCGAGTCAG GAATAATAAACGATgcaattaatataaaagacttaagattaatatatttctacaaacataatattaaaatgaagaaggaaaaaaatttccttgttaaaaacaaaatatataattatgataaaaatagaGAACAAAACATATTACAAAAGAGGGATaacaaaaatgaagataatacGGATCAACAATATTATCATAAGAACGATAACATTAACAAAtgtaattattttgtaataaatcAAAGTactcatatattaaatgaaaaatattatagaaagaaaagaaaaaaaaaaaaatttgtatgTGGTGAAATTCCATTACCTAACAAAAACATAGgtattcataaatatttaaaaaacaaatcaATATTTGATAATCATGGTTACAATAATTTGGTTATTAACAACAAGAAAGAAATATTCTACAATATGGATAAGTGTGTtcagaaatatatatctgATCAAAGAAAATGTGAAGAAAGCAAGACTAATATATGTACCTGTATTCCTAATATTATTGTAAATGTAAATAGTGATGCAAGATTGAG agaaattattaatacaGCAAAGAAAGAAGTCAGAAATGTAAAGAACGTTTTAATCAAAATCAAAAAGATCGAACATTTAGTTGACAAACTAATTAAGTACGataaggaaaatattattgtagaggataaaaatgaagagacaaaggaaaagaaaaaatgtgcACAAAACAAATTGAATATGACATATGAACAACAAGGAGGAGAAggaaaagaatattatttagATGAAGATAAAACAGGAGACAGTCAACATAATGAACATGtggataatgaaaatattaaatgtataaaaaaaaaaagtaataaccaagatataaatatatacttagAAATGAATCAAAGGggtataaataatgatcatataaatgatgatcatataaatgatgatcatataaatgatgatcatataaatgatgatcatataaatgatgatcatataaatgatgatcatataaatgatgatcatataaataatgatcatataaataatgatcatataaataatgatcatataaataatgaccatataaataatgaccatataaataatactttaaaaaataaattaaacgAAAAATGTTTCCTTCAAAAGGATAATTACATAAATAGTAGGGAAAAGCTAAAAAAAGGattaattaaaagaaaatacaaTGAACTAACAAATGAAGAGAAATTAAAACATTGTAAACATAAAAACGAATTAGAAAATTATCCCAATATGAGAAAAACATTTTCACAAATATTTTCATCTGAGGAAAGGGAAAGAAaacgaaaaagaaaagaaaagagaaaaaaacaaacaaacacaAAAGATGATGTTGATAGAAAGGATAAAAGcgataaagataataaaaattatgaaaataatacaaatgataaAAGTGACAAAAATGAAGACGAAATATCTTCTCAAAAGGATAGTGACGAAAGTATAAaaactttttattttgagGAATTTgattttaattttgttttacTAGGAAGTGTGAAAAAAGGCTCAGATAGGCATAAGTCTTTATTGTTTAAA GTCTTGTGTGATTCTATTGATATACCATGCAGATATATACGTTATGTTAAAAACAAAACAGTTCATTATTTTAATCTTGTATTAATTCCTTCTATACCag CTCAAAATATTACGGAGTGTTTAATACCTATTTTTtgggaaaataataagataaaaattaaaacaaatttGAATATTCAAtcaaaaataacaatatctaattttttgaataacataaaaattaaatttaattttctGGATAATTTCTTCCTaaa aaTATGGGAAAATAACAATGAAGTCATAAATATAGAagattatttcatatttgaaaaaaaactAGGAATGGGTGGATTCGGTGAAGTGTGGAaggtaaaattaaaaaacggAACAGATTTACATACTTCGTTTTTTTATTCTGATATCAAGAATACTTCGACTTTTGCCCTGAAAATATTGGATATGAA CGAATTTAATTTGAATGAATCTATCATTATGAGAGAAAAGGcacatacaaatattatcaaaatttatTGTGTTTTTAaag gatatcaaatattaataaatagaCAGAGAGAAAACGAAAAGAAAGAATCCCTTTGCTTTCTTCTTGAATTAGCCGATACGTCATTAG aaaaattattttgcGACAAAAGGACAGTATACAATTTAAATTTTGTGAGACTCACACTTTTGGAGATAGCCAA CATAATGTCCTATATCCATAAGCCCAATATTAAACAagagttttatatataccgTGACTTGAAACCAGATAATGTCTTAATAAag GGTAAGAAGATATTAATAACcgattttaatttatcaagAAAAGTAGATCAAGattttgaatttttaatGAGTCAATGTTGTGGGACAAAAGGTCATTTAGCACCTGAACAAAAAAGTGTAtgttatgataaaaatgtggATGTTTGGGCCTTctctattattatatctaaatttttaaaacatcAAAATTTTCACTACTTTTCTCATTGCATGTATGATATTAATTTGAGTCATTTTGAAATTCAa GatgaatttttaataaatttgttaCTAGCTTGCATTGATGACAACCCTTTCATGAGACCAACGTTTGAGGAAATATCTCG CTTGCTCTTCAATGAAATTATAAGAAACGAATTGGAACAAAATACCCGcttaaaaatgatgaatatttttaattataaaaaaaaaagaaaagaaataaaaccATGA
- a CDS encoding tetratricopeptide repeat protein, putative: MKREAVHVLVNDEIENDKIEKTKEDILLEYLRDNNIKSCNFLNSIWIYYYYNNIKTLTKKIKELQNEKNNKIDLQKYLLTLSININEAITYFEEILIHVMKAYDQKKYDYVLYMIRVTSITNKYANYLKKYEGKYIYRSLSNDTYEYDNYVNNIIDKFHAEEKKRRNNEKEKETSRMEEIKNVDIINKIQDRNRTKRTCSNNNMEEEYVHLYKNLELCRICVSSIFKIFGDLFRYKYYFFEESKKVNEIKACINYYNSLNYYGYNGYLFNQICLLYVNYNPIKCMFFYFLSIISHKPSMNRDTIVMFMESILNERKRMSRFMEDSKRYKDGNICNKNINEKSSTFISNKRNEYNKSDYFDSNRLGSKYIYRMNGHHHHNNNNNYYYYNEKEYDCHHRYNREYTYYDNYYNYYYAIRKSRYGYQSYRNNHKINPSNFINSSFADIKRDNEMSCNNRRSSTNSTSSNNKKYSNVNRYMKSYDYLHRKENSEYSHVKNREENIYLCYKDCKNKIKKMFLKEKKKYIQNEKEKNDEDVVIESKSEKNEELLNEVDKDVEKKIDDDNKKNNIISKTNNMNNHDNTIEMKLNETIINFYISYFKIIKLLFSKIDMNKFEKKKNKFIYYTNKYLRIQYYNNKEDKLMLKNIILIIFTLLSMIVYIIINHYENKRNTIGFFFYGNINIRKYIYKNEQIYFSFVLIHDILLSCKYFYEHFYSNYLSVFIYTLYWLKNEHNLFNYHMDILNEEDDKEKNSLINQYHEDYKKKKTVYLITPKVKGNIKMKGNFHDSKDNTLNCISNDNKKSGDKNDVHATNSASMNNMYDDINRLDKNKDIIKSIKELLCSLNVKEDIQVDNSYLHFKLKEDFYIHPFLSVLQFKKMDNAKNEQAEKCKDVKCEDVKCEDVKCKDVKCKDVKCKDVKCEDVKCKDVKCEDVKFKDAKYKEDTKYMEDKIKVNVKNGIHFNVEKNKNNSSVSSAEEYSLEDSNDDDDIVVLKNPLFEKPDDKLPESIIDYKMMRLNKKLDSFNNLYDKCIEPISTNNSDITKKGNDLSEMDTEDNKLKDLNSSIYVDENIEKESSLISDKKEDCIETAEYIIATKNIDYDIELEKKIKISRYLSLVDDVIKKNKMDTNKNINEDIRYNIFFESLYIKCVEIEEENIKLKNVKMEYENKNVSYNIHNNDNIEDCINIDKKEEILNTNNFCDNKRFSFTKIKKIDDNIPMEDVENTYAALYENIIKRKSTEQVNVSYKGKDIMHDNKDSHNEKPINKDTKCIIFNTSSITTMNSIKNEEEREMDMFKKGYEQNNDYNKLIENNEVKKMKGDKIKDYDMKNTFNYKYKETDSLENSNNICVIKSIMINKNNNMVDDKQCLNNNKNVCNHSVDNVENITCVNKKDVIIHPNIIEGNHVNQLGVYKDDDFYEGSDNNKYKNVNKTNDNIDNTNKFDIMENRNVMDASLNDDLQMLSKSFNVKSNGILNKREVDNTDLTFMGENCFMKEKCMEHEYDSNKKNNDNSKKNNDNNNNENKYDVNNLSMRKNINVTKGMLEDSFEKYDFLKNDKDTNKSLNNNYNNWSEPPLRNNNSLFDYNNTYREQSNVLYKNLNYQDSDIINHHKETNKNHIISANDVLNRALYLKSAERHNLYLLLKKEKQKIILIDGKNIGTRYQNNYIKYFDVLRIKHALEYYKKKEYNVKIIIPKEYILLEKTKRYMNKSISSCNATTTTTTNNNNNNNNNNNNNNNSSSSSSYCDVYKNINTNVYNNVYNNVYNNVFNNVHNNIHNNIYNNTYQNNNSYEYNNIYPNNNYNHMDSSKSPNDHGDICNYHHCNYHHSSEGYPQSFEFALKKEDLLYLQHLNILGYLIIEPIENYYHSCIEHIIKSNSCLVTNISISQLDSGFHHLHITSKTLSSYFISYTFLGDEFLPNPNFNWPS, from the coding sequence atgaaaagagAAGCTGTTCATGTACTTGTAAATGATGAGatagaaaatgataaaatcgAAAAAACCAAAGAAGATATACTTTTAGAATATTTGagagataataatataaaatcatgtaattttttgaatagtatatggatatattattattataataatataaaaactcTTACTAAGAAAATCAAGGAGTTACAAAATgagaagaataataaaatagattTACAAAAGTATTTGCTAACCTTAAGcataaatattaatgagGCCATTACCTATTTTGAGGAGATTTTGATACATGTTATGAAAGCATATGATcagaaaaaatatgattacGTTTTGTATATGATTAGAGTTACATCTATAACAAATAAGTATGcaaattatttgaaaaaatatgagggaaaatatatatatagaagtCTAAGTAATGATACATAtgaatatgataattatgtgaataatattatagataAATTTCATgcagaagaaaagaaaagaaggaacaatgaaaaggaaaaggaaaCAAGTAGGATGGAAGAAATAAAGAATGTAGatattataaacaaaatacaGGACAGAAATAGAACCAAACGAACatgtagtaataataatatggaggAGGAATACGTTCATTTATACAAGAATTTGGAATTGTGTAGAATATGTGTTAGTAGCATATTTAAAATCTTTGGAGATTTGtttagatataaatattatttttttgaagaaaGTAAGAAAGTGAATGAAATAAAAGcatgtataaattattacaattctttaaattattatggaTATAACGGTTATTTATTTAACCAGATATGTCtattatatgttaattataatcctataaaatgtatgttcttttattttttatctatTATATCGCATAAACCTTCTATGAATAGAGATACGATAGTTATGTTTATGGAAAGCATAttaaatgaaagaaaaaggaTGAGTAGATTCATGGAAGATTCAAAGAGATATAAAGATGgaaatatatgtaacaagaatataaatgaaaaatcgAGTACCTTCATTAGTAACAAGAggaatgaatataataaaagtgatTATTTTGATAGTAATCGACTTggtagtaaatatatatatcgtaTGAATGgacatcatcatcataataataataataattattattattataatgaaaaggaATATGATTGTCATCATAGATATAATAGAGAATATacttattatgataattattataattattattatgcaaTACGTAAATCAAGATATGGGTATCAAAGTTACAGGAATAATCATAAAATCAACCCaagtaattttattaattcctCCTTTGCAGACATCAAAAGGGATAATGAAATGTCATGTAATAATAGACGCAGTAGTACTAATAGTAccagtagtaataataagaagTATAGTAATGTGAATAGATATATGAAAAGTTATGATTACCTACATAGAAAGGAAAATTCTGAATATTCCCATGTTAAAAATagagaagaaaatatttatttatgctATAAGgattgtaaaaataaaataaaaaaaatgtttctaaaggaaaaaaaaaaatatattcaaaatgaaaaagaaaagaatgaTGAAGATGTAGTAATAGAATCAAAAAGTGAAAAGAATGAAGAATTACTTAATGAAGTTGATAAAGATgtcgaaaaaaaaatagacgATGATAACAAAAAGAATAACATCATTTCAAAAactaataatatgaataaccATGATAATACAATAGAAATGAAACTCAATGaaacaataataaatttttatattagttATTTTaagattataaaattattattttcaaaaatagATATGAACAAatttgaaaagaaaaaaaataaatttatatattatacaaataaatatttaagaattcaatattataataataaagaagataaattaatgttaaaaaatataatcttaataatttttacacTCTTGAGTATgatagtatatattattataaatcattatgaaaataaaagaaatacaattggtttctttttttatggaaatattaatataaggaaatatatatataaaaatgaacagatctatttttcatttgtattaattcatgatatattattatcatgtaaatatttttatgaacatTTTTATTCAAATTACTTATccgtttttatatatacattatattggTTAAAAAACGAGCACAATCTTTTTAATTATCATatggatatattaaatgaagaagatgataaggaaaaaaattctttaatTAATCAATATCATgaagattataaaaaaaaaaaaactgtaTATCTGATTACACCCAAAGTAAAAGGGAATATTAAAATGAAGGGTAATTTCCATGACTCTAAGGACAATACTTTAAATTGCATTTccaatgataataaaaagtcaggtgataaaaatgatgtaCACGCTACAAATTCGGCgagtatgaataatatgtatgatgATATCAATAGgttagataaaaataaagatattatcAAAAGTATAAAAGAATTGTTATGTAGCTTAAATGTGAAGGAGGACATACAAGTGGATAATTCTTATTTGCATTTTAAATTGAAGGaagatttttatattcatccgTTTTTAAGCGTGTTACAATTTAAGAAAATGGACAATGCAAAAAATGAGCAGGCTGAAAAATGTAAAGATGTAAAATGTGAAGATGTAAAATGTGAAGATGTAAAATGTAAAGATGTAAAATGTAAAGATGTAAAATGTAAAGATGTAAAATGTGAAGATGTAAAATGTAAAGATGTAAAATGTGAAGATGTAAAATTTAAGGATGCAAAATATAAGGAggatacaaaatatatggaGGATAAAATAAAGGTAAATGTAAAAAACGGCATACATTTCAatgttgaaaaaaataaaaacaattcaTCTGTTTCTTCTGCTGAAGAATATTCTCTTGAAGATtcaaatgatgatgatgatattgttgttttaaaaaatcctTTATTTGAAAAACCAGATGATAAGTTACCTGAAAGTATAATAGACTATAAAATGATGAgactaaataaaaaattagattcttttaataatttatatgataagtGTATAGAACCTATAAGTACTAATAATTCagatataacaaaaaaagggAATGATTTGTCGGAGATGGATACTGAAGATAACAAATTAAAAGATTTAAATTCATCAATATATGTTGATGAGAATATAGAGAAAGAGTCATCTCTAATATCAGATAAAAAGGAGGATTGTATAGAGACAGCAGAATATATTATAGctacaaaaaatattgattATGATATAGAACTTgagaaaaagataaaaatttcCAGATACCTTTCTTTAGTTGAcgatgtaataaaaaaaaacaaaatggatacaaataaaaatataaatgaagatatacgttataatattttttttgaaagtttatatattaaatgtgtTGAAATTGAGGAAGAAAATATCAAActtaaaaatgtaaagatGGAATATGAGAACAAAAATGTtagttataatatacataataatgataatatagagGATTGcataaatatagataaaaaagaagagatACTTAATACTAATAATTTTTGCGATAATAAAAGATTCAGTTTTACtaagataaaaaagataGATGATAATATTCCTATGGAAGATGTAGAAAATACATATGCTgctttatatgaaaatattattaaaagaaaaagtacTGAACAAGTTAATGTATCATATAAGGGGAAAGATATTATGCATGATAATAAGGACAGTCATAACGAGAAGCCTATAAATAAGGACAccaaatgtattattttcaataCCTCAAGTATTACAACTATGAATAGTATAAAGAATGAAGAAGAGAGGGAGATGGATATGTTTAAGAAGGGATATGAACagaataatgattataataaattaatagaaaataatgaagtaaagaaaatgaaaggTGATAAGATCAAAGATTATGATATGAAGAAtacatttaattataaatataaggaAACAGATTCTTTAGAAAATTCAAACAACATTTGTGTAATTAAAAGCattatgataaataaaaataataatatggtgGATGACAAACAatgtttaaataataataaaaatgtatgtaATCATTCTGTAGACAATGTAGAAAATATAACCtgtgttaataaaaaagatgtaATCATACATCCTAATATTATTGAAGGTAATCATGTAAACCAATTAGGTGTGTATAAGGATGATGATTTTTATGAAGGttctgataataataaatataaaaatgtgaataaaacaaatgataatattgataatacaaataaatttgATATAATGGAAAATAGGAATGTTATGGATGCATCTCTAAATGATGATTTGCAAATGTTAAGCAAATCTTTTAATGTTAAATCGAATggaatattaaataaaagagAAGTTGATAATACTGATTTGACATTCATGGGTGAAAATTGTTTCATGAAAGAAAAGTGTATGGAACATGAATACGACagcaacaaaaaaaataatgacaacagcaaaaaaaataatgacaataataataatgagaatAAATATGATGTGAATAATTTATCGATgcgtaaaaatataaatgttacAAAGGGGATGTTAGAAGACTCTTTTGAAAAGTATGACTTTTTGAAAAATGACAAAGACACAAATAAAtccttaaataataattataataattggaGTGAGCCACCTTTGCGTAATAACAATTCTTTatttgattataataatacttataGGGAACAATCCAATGTACTTTATAAAAATCTTAATTATCAAGATAGCGATATTATTAATCATCATAAAGAAACGAATaaaaatcatattatatCTGCTAACGATGTTTTAAATAGAGCATTATATCTAAAGAGTGCAGAAAGacataatttatatctattgttaaaaaaggaaaaacaaaaaattatattaattgaCGGAAAAAATATTGGAACTAGgtatcaaaataattatataaaatattttgatgTCTTGAGAATAAAGCATGCTttagaatattataaaaaaaaagaatataatgtaaaaattattattccaaaggaatatatattattagagaagacaaaaagatatatgaataaaagtATATCATCCTGCAACGCCACCACCACCACCACCaccaacaacaacaacaacaacaacaataataataataataataataatagtagtagtagtagtagttaTTGTGAtgtgtataaaaatataaatactaacgtttataataatgtatataacaATGTGTATAATAACGTGTTTAATaatgttcataataatatacataataatatatataacaatacatatcaaaataataatagttatgaatataataatatctatcctaataataattataaccaTATGGATTCTAGTAAAAGTCCTAATGATCATGGTGATATATGTAATTACCATCATtgtaattatcatcattcaAGTGAGGGATACCCTCAATCTTTTGAGTTTGCTTTAAAGAAAGaagatttattatatttacaacatttaaatattttaggttatttaataatagaaCCAATcgaaaattattatcattcttGTATTGAACACATTATCAAATCTAATTCTTGTTTAGTAacaaatatatctatatctcAATTGGATAGTGGCTTTCATCATTTGCATATTACATCTAAAACACTCTCCTCTTATTTTATATCCTATACATTCCTAGGGGATGAATTTTTACCTAACCCTAATTTTAATTGGCCTTCataa